One Mycolicibacterium rufum genomic window, CGTTCGGCATCGGCGACTTCCGCCGCGACACCGGCTTCGGCGACAACCCGACCACGCTGGCCTATGCGCGCTCGCGGTTCACGATCGCCGCGAAGGCCGCGCACCTGCCCAGCGCGATCGACGGCCCGACCGTCGGCTCGAGCGCGCTGCGGCTCAGCGAGGCGACCGCGGTCTCCGCCGAATTCGGCATGACCGGCAAGATCTGCCTGACACCGGATCAGTGCCCGACCGTCAACGAAGGCCTGTCACCGTCGGTCGAGGAGATCAGCTGGGCGAAAGAGTTCCTCGTCGAGTTCGAGCGCGACGGCGGCGAGATCCGCAACGGCTCCGATCTACCGCGCATCGCGCGGGCCAACAAGATCCTCGACCTGGCGCGGTCGTACGGCATCGAGCCGTCGGACTTCGACGACGTCGACGACCCGGTGCACATCCCCGCGCCGTCGGACACCTACCACTACTGACCGTGCGCGGCGCGGTGGCGTGCGTGCAAGAAGGTGCGCACCCCGCGCAGGATGCCCCGCACCGCGTAGATGAAAGCCAGCACCGACAGCACGATCAGCACGATGAACATCACCAGCCAGTTCGCCCGGCTGTGCTCGACGTTCCACCACACGACGGTGAACAGGACCGCGCACACGAACACGACGATGTCGCGCCAGTTGCCCTCGTAGGACGCGGCGATCTGGCGCAGTTCCCTGTTCCTGTGCACCGCGGTGATCAAGTCGTCGATGCGCAGGTCGATGATGCGCTGCAGTTCGGCGCGGCGTTCGACCTGAGCCTCGGGGATGCGGGCCAGCAGGTCCATGTCCTTGACGATCAGACCCTGGATGTCGGGGCCCTTGAGGTTACCCGCGGCCATTCCGAGGAGCGCGCCGCCGGCGACCGGCGCTCCGGCGAGGGCGATTTCAGCGATACCGGGCATGGAACTCCTCATGTCGTACGTCTGCGTCGGAGCAAGTGTGCCGCCCCACTGAGGGGTGCGCTGACGAACGGTCGCATCACATCAGAGAAGCGGCCACCGTCGCGCCGAGATTCCAGCACGCCTCCAGATCGGTCTTGCTCGGCTTGCCGGAGACCATTACCGTCTCCGCAGCGCGCTCCCATCCCAGCCCGCCGGTGATGCCGGCGATCGCCCGCTCGGCCCCCTCGGTGCCCTCGTTGCCGTGCAGCCACACCCCGAAGGGCCGGCCCCGCGTGGCGTCGAGCAGCTGGTAGTAGCTCTGGTCGAACGCGTGCTTGAGGGCACCGGAGATGTAGCCGAGGTTGGCCGGGGTGCCGAGCAGATATCCGTCGGCGTCGAGCATCTCCACCGAGGACACGGTCAGCGCCGGCCGCCGCACCACGTCGACGTTCTCGATCTCGGGATCGGTCGCGCCGGCGACGACCGCCTCGAGCATCTCGTGGCAGTGCGGCGAGGGCGAGTGGTGCACGATCAGCAGCGTCCTGCTCACGACGACTCCTGCATCCGCACGGCCTTGCGCATCGTCTCCCGCGCGCGGCTGCGGTCACCGGCGTAGTCGTAGGCACGGGCCAGCCGGTACCACCGCCGCCAGTCGTCGGGGTCGGCCTCCACTTCCTCCCGGACCGTGGCGAACAGCGCGTCGGCGGCGTCGCGGTTGATCCGTCCGGAGGGTCGGCGCGGCAGGTCGCTGACGTCGAGTTCCATGCCCTGCTCGCGCGCGAGCCGTGCCAGCCGCTGATGGGCGAGACCGGCACGCAGGGTGGCGATCATCGCCCAGGCGCCGATCACCGGCAAGATCAGGATGGCCACGCCGAGGCCGATCGCCGCCGCCTCGCCGGACCGGATCAGGATGACCGCGGCGCGGCCCAGCAGGACGAAGTAGACCACGAGCGCCAGGCACATGAATCCGATCAGCAACTGGGTGCGCAGCGCGCGGGATCCCTCGTTCATGTCAGGTCGAGCAAGGGTTCGAGACCGACCGTGAGGCCCGGGAAGTCGCGGATCTTGCGGACGGCGAGCAGCACACCGGGAACGAACGACGTGCGGTCGATGCTGTCGTGCCGGATGGTCAGGGTCTCGCCCTGGGTGCCGAAGAGCACCTCCTGGTGGGCCACGAGCCCGGCCAGACGGATCGAGTGCACGGGGATGCCGTCGACGTCGGCGCCGCGTGCGCCTTCGAGCCCGGTGCTGGTGGCATCGGGGTTGGGCGGCATGCCCTTTCGGGCTTCGGCGATGAGCTTGGCGGTGCGCGCGGCCGTGCCGGACGGCGCGTCGGCCTTGTGCGGGTGGTGCAGCTCGATGACTTCGACGGACTCGAAGTACTTTGCGGCCTGCTGCGCGAAGTGCATGGACAGCACCGCGCCGATCGCGAAGTTGGGCGCGATCAGCACGGAGACGTCCGGCGCGGCGACAAGCCATTCGCGGACCTGGTCGAGTCGCTCGTCGGTGAAGCCGGTGGTGCCGATGACGGCGTGAATCCCGTTGTCGATGAGGAATTTCAGGTTGTCCATGACGACGCTGGGGTGGGTGAAGTCGATGACGACCTCGGTGCCGGTGTCGGTGAGCGCCGTCAGCGAATCCCCGGCGTCCACACCGGTGGTGAACGTGAGGTCGTCGGCGTCTTCGACGCCCGCGACCATGGTGGCGCCGACCTTGCCCTTGGCTCCCAGCACTCCGACTCGCATGCGCTGAGCCTAATCCCCACGTGTCAGTGGCCGGGCGTAGTGTCGGAGTCATGATCGAACACCTGTTCGAAGTCGACCCCGATGCCTCCGAGGAGACGCTCCGTGATGTCGTCGCAGAGTGCGAGCGGGTCAAAGCGCAGGCCGCCGCGGCCCAGGCGCGGGCGACGGCGTTGTGGGCCGCCAAGCGGCGCGCCGCCGAGCAAGCCGCAGGCGTGCCGGCCGCGAAACGGGGTCGCGGGCTGGGTTCCGAGGTCGCGCTCGCACGCCGCGACGCCCCCTGCACCGGTGGCCGGCATCTCGGGTTCGCACACGCCCTGGCCCACGAGATGCCTCACACGTTGTCCGCGCTGGAGAGCGGCGTCCTCACCGAGTATCGGGCCACGCTGATCGTCAAGCAGTCCGCGTGCCTCAGCGTGGAGCACCGCCGCCAGTTGGATGCTGAACTGTGCGCCGACCGTGCCACGCTGGACGGCTGGGGCAATGCGCAGGTCGAAGCCGAAGCCAAGAGGATCACCGCCCGCCTCGATGCCGCGGCGGTGGTGGAACGCAACGCCAAAGCTGTCGGGGACCGGTGCGTCTGGACCCGGCCTGCCCCCGAGGGCATGGTGTACGTCACCGCCCTCCTGCCGCTGACGCAGGGCATCGGGGTCTACGCCGCGCTCACGCGGCACGCTGATGCGACCTCTGACGGCCGCGGGCGCGGTCAGGTCATGGCCGACACCCTCTACGAGCGCGTCACCGGTCGCCCCTGCACCTCGCCGGCGCCGATCGCGGTGAACCTGGTGTTGGCCGACACCACGCTCTACGGCGACGACGACTGCCCCGGCTGGGTTCAGGGCTACGGGCCGGTACCCGCCGCGGTGGTGCGGGCACTGGTCGGCGACGCCGTAGTCGACCAGAACACCAGAGCCACTCTGCGGCGGCTCTACCGCCACCCCACCAGCGGACAACTCGTCGCGATGGAATCCAAGGCTCGGCTGTTCCCGAAAGGTCTGAAGGCGTTCATCGGCCTGCGGGATCAGACCTGCCGCACTCCCTACTGCAACGCCCCCATCCGCCATCACGACCATGCCACCCCTCACCGCGAGGGTGGACCGACCAACGCCCGCAACGGATTAGGGGCCTGCCAAGGCTGCAACCACGCCAAGGAAGCCCCGGGTTGGGCCGTCACCACCAGCGAACACGACGGCCGCCACGTCGCCGAGTTCCACACTCCCACCGGAGCGGTGTACCGCTCCATCGCACTACGACTACCCGGACCACCCATTCGGCAACGCCTCAGCCTGGTCGAAGGCCGACTCAGCATCGACCTGGTCACGTTCGACGCCGCGTGAGCCGGCCGCACCGCTACGCTCGGCTGATGAACGTCAACGTTGCCGTCCTCGTCGCGGCCGGCGCCGTGGCCTCCGCGTGCGTCCTGGCGCCGCCGGCCGGCGCCACGGTCTACGGCAGCAACGGTGTGTTCGGCGTGACCACCCAACCCCGTGACGGCTGGGCGACCACGTTCATCCCACCGGGGCGCTACCGGGTGGACCAGTCGCCCAGCATGCAGCCCTATCAGAGTCCGCCCGGGTTCTGGCTGCGCTGCCGCGACTTCCCCTGCGCCGGAACGTCCCCCGGCAACATCATCGGCAACGGTGACGCGCTGCGCGACCAGCCGACGTTCGTCGACATCCTGCCGACCGACGTGGCGATCGCCCTGCACAACGTCACGCTCACGCCCGCCTGACGGCCAGCGCCGGATCGAACGTCGCCCGTGCGGCGACCGACGCCGCCGCGGCCGCCACCACCACGCCGGCGTCGCCGTCGCGGCCCTTCGCGAACACGATCTCGGCACTGTCGGGTCCGTCCCGGTGCGCCATCAGATAGTCGTAGAGCAACCAGTCCAGCGCACAGGCCGCGTCGAAGGCGTCCGCATCCGGACGCGCGGCCGCCGAGGTCACCGCCCGCAACGCCTCGACGTGCTCGGTACGCGCGGCGTCCTTGTTCGTTCCCGAACTGTCGAACAACAACATCGACAGCGTCAGCGGCAGCCGCTCCCCCGACTCGGTGCGCACCACCCAGCGGCTGCCCCGCCACGGTCGCTCCGGGTCGACCGTCACCATCTCGCCGTAGCCGCCGACCACACCGAGCGTCGGCTCCTGCAACTCGCCGTCCAACGGCACCGGGCCCAGCATGTCCAGCGGCTGACGGGCCAGGATCGACATCAGCACCGCCGTGCCCACGATCCTGCCGGCCCGCGCGTCGGGCGCCGCACCGAGACGCTCGACCGCCCGCGCATAGTCGAGACAGGCGTCGTCCAGACTGCGGTACAGCTCCGCGAGATCGTCCCGGTCCGGCGGCGTCGGCCGGCGGCCCCCACCGAGCAGGGCGCCGAAGCGCCGCGCGGCGTCGATCATCGCGTCATCGAGCGCCGACAGGTGGGTCGCCGCCAGCCGGTCCGGTTCGTCGTCATCGTCCACGAGGTCGGCCAGCGTGGTCGGCTGACCGGACGCCGTGGTCCACCGGAACCCGATCTGGTCGTCGTCCTGGACGATCCGCGGTCTCACGACCGCCGCCACAGCATCACGCGGTTGTTGCCCGAATCCGCCACCGCCAGCAGGTTTCCGTGCAGGCTCAGCCCGTAGGGCCAGCACAGCGTGTCGCGCCCGACCAGCGCCCACCGGTTCTCACCGTTCGAGGCGAAGTCGGGCTGGGCCAGCACATGGTCGGCGGGCCGGCCGCCGAGCGGCTCCTCGGGCAGCCCGTCCCACACCAGCACCCGGTTGTTCGCGGTGTCGGCGACCACCAGCACGTCGCCGTCGAGGTCCACCGCGTACGGGAACCGGAACCGGTCCCCGGTGTGCGGACCATAGGGCCACTCCTGCGCTGTCACGAAATCGGCCTGTCCCAGAACAGTATTCGCGGGCCGGTCCGCGCCCGGGTGCGGCGCCCAGCCCAGCACCCGGTGATCGCCGGCGTCGGCGACCAGCAGCAGCTCCGGCGTGCCGGTGATCGCGTGCGGCCACCGGAAACTCGCGGGCCCCGCCGCCTCACCGCGGTTCTCCTCCCGCGCGCTCGGCGACGGCTGCCCCAGCACGACGTCGGCGGCCTGTCTCGGCTCCGGCACGCCGCCACTCCAGCCCAGCACCCGCCGGTTGCCGGTGTCGGCCACCCAGAACCGACCACCGAGCACCGCGAACCCGAACGGCCAGTAAAACGTAGCGGCCGAACACTCCCCACCCGCGTTCGGCTCCACCGACGCGCTGTCCGGCTGACCGAGCACCACATCGGGCGCGACGTCGTCGCGCTGCGGCACCGCGTTCCAGATCAGGATCCGGTGATGCCACGCGTCGGCCACGATCAGCCGCCCGTCGACGATCGCGACACCGGTCGGCAGGTTCATGCCGCGTTCGGGTCCCCGCCCGCCCGCCGCCCGGCCCTCGGTGCCCCCGTCGGGCTGGCCGAGCACGACGTCGGCGGGCTGCTCGTCGACCTGAGGGATCCCGTGCCAGATCAGCACCCGGTGGTTACCGGAATCGGCCGCCACCACGTGGTGGTCGTCGACGAAAACCCCACGGGGTGAATACATCCAGGACATGCTCGGCGTCGCCTGCGGCAGCGCCAACCCCCCGGGCGCCGGGGCGCCCAGCCAGGTCAGCGGCCGCCAACCGCCGCTGTGGTCGTCGGTCAGCACCGCGGTCGGCGCGTGCCCGGCGGGTCGACCGGCCACGGTGTGCCGCACCGTGTAGCGGCTCATCGGCCGGTCCGAACCCAGACATCCCCGTCGTCGATGCGCAGCGGCAACTGCTCGAGTTGCACGCCGGGCGCCGACAGGCACTCCCCCGACGTCGCGTCGTAACAGAATCCGTGCCACGGGCACGTCAGCGTGCCGGCGGTCGCATCGAGGATCGCCTCGTCGAGCGGCAGCGCCTCGTGCGCGCACTCGTTGCGGTACGCCGACAGCCGCTGACCGACGTTCACCACGATGACGCCGTCGGCGGGCACTGCCATCGCGTCCACCGGGACGGAGTCCGCGCGGGCCACCTTGACCCAGCCGTCGTCGGCCGGCCGCGGCGGCATCCGCAGCGCCTCGACCGGGATCAGCGACGGTGACGGCTCCGCGGGCACCACCTCCACCGCCCGCAGCGACGGAACACCCTGCCGCAGCGCGGTTTCGACGAGTTCGCGCAGTGTCACCGACGACATCGAGCAGCCGTTGCACGCCCCCTCGAGGCGCACGAAGGCGACACCGTCCTCCAGACGGACAAGGGCGACGTCGCCGCCGTGGCTGTGCACCTGCGGACGCACCGCGGCCAGCGCCCGCTCGGCCAGCGTGACCGGATCGGGCCGGATGATGCCGTGCAGCGTCAGCAGCATCCGCACCACGGGGTCGTCGACGAGGTCGAAGAGCAGCGGCCGGGCGCCGTCGTCGGCCCGCATCCGCGCGACGATCGTCGTCAGCCCGGCGCGGTGGATGTCCTCGAGCGCCGCCTTGAGCTCCTCGGCCGCGGCCCGGGCGGCGGGGTCGAGGTCGGCCAGCGCCGCGACCGCGGCGTCGACGCGGCCCGCGAGGTCCTCGAGTTCGGTGGCGTCGGCGATGGTCATCGCGCGCCCTCCCGGGAGATCTCGTCGAGCACGCCACGCACCGTGCGCACCGCATCGGTGTCGCCGAGTTCCTCGAACAGGAACCGCGCCTCGTAGAGCTTGGCCTTCGCCTGGTCGAACATGCCGAGGTGGGCGAGCACGTTGCCCTGGTTGGCGAGCACCCGGGCCCGCCCGCCCGGGTCGGACTCGCGGTCGCGGGACTCGAGCACCGCCTCGTAGATCTCGACCGCCTCCACCAGGTTCTCCTGCCGGTGCCGAGACGGCGTGTACACCAACGAGTTCGCGAGGTTCAGCTGCACGCTGGCCCAGCGCTGCGGATGGTCCTCGCGGGTGAACACCGTCAGCGCCTGCCGTAGCGACTGCGCGGCGATGCCGAGCCGCAACTGGCTCGACGCCTCGGTCATCGGCATCGTCAGGTACGCGGTGGCCAGGTCGGCATGGCCTGACGCCCACAGCAGCGGAGCGTCCTCGCGGCGGATCAGCTGCAGCGCCGAGTGGTAGTGCGGGATCGCGGCGGGCATCAGCTCGGGTCGCTCGGCGGCCTGCTCGTGCAGCATGCCGGCGGCCGTCAGGTGCAGTTCGGCCCGGGCCACCTTCAGGGCGTCGGCGCCGTCGAGCAGCGTCAGCGCCCGCTCGAGCCGGCTCAGCGTCAGCGGGTCGCCGTTGTCGCGGGCGAGTCCGGCCGCCGCACCGATCAGCAGCCCGGCCAACGGCCGACTCACCGGGGTCGCGGCCTGCGCGGCGGACTCCAGGATCGCGACGGCTTTGGTCGGGGCGTGCGCGTCGACGGTCGCCGACGCCGCCGCGGCGAGCACCGCCGCGGCCAGTTCGCCGTCGAGGCCGTCGGCGTCGGGGACGGTGTCGCTGCGGCCGAGCTCGAACAGCACGACGTCGACGAGCACCCCGAAGACTCCGAGACCCGCGCGCACGGCGGCGGGGTCGGCCGCGTCCGGGTCGAGGACGAAGCGGTTGTAGCGCGTCACCGGGTCGTCGCCGGACAGCGCGGCCAGCGCGGCGTCGCGGTCCCCGGCGTAGGCGTGCCGGTGCGCGGCCATGCGGTCGGGCCAGGCGTCGGGCAGCCGACCCGACACCAGCGCGGCGCGCGCCGCGTCGGTGTCCGGTCCGGCGGGGATGAGCAGGTAGCCCAGGGGAAGGCCGAACACGCCCAGCGGTTGCGGACGCGCCACCAGGTCGGCGCCCGCCTCGGTCGGTTCGACGGCGATATCGGTCACGGCCCTCCCCTGCGATTCACGACAGATCCCGCTCCGCGGCGCGCTTGATCAGATCGGCGGCCAGGTCGGCGCGGCGGCGGGTGCGGTGGGTGCTGATGCGCTTGCGCACCACCCCGTCGTCGAACACGACGACGATGTCGACGGCCCACTGGCCGCGGTCGGGCACCACCACGGTCTCCACCGCGCGGGCCACCTCAGCCGACATGGCGATCACCGTTCCCGCTCCTCAGCGCCGGGAACGGGGATGCGCAGGGCGGACTGGTCATCGTCCCAGCATGCGCGAAAAACGCCGCACAGTGGGCTCTCCCTCAGCAACTCGCTGACCAGGACCGACCGGTCGCCGGCCGGGGTGCGCTGTTTGAGCAGCAGGCCACCGCTGCGGGGCCCGCGCAGCGGGATCAACCACAGGGCCCCGTCGCGCAGCACCGCGGCGACCGCGTCCGAGGGGAACCTCGCGGCGGCGGTCGCGGCGTCGAGCCGCAGGTACCCGTCGGCGGTGAATTCGACGGTCACCTCGCGCGGGACGGTGGGCCGCAGCGGAGCGAGGTGATCGCGTTCGATCAGCGCGATCACCTGTTCCATCGCCGCGGTCACCGGTTCGGAGAGATCGGCGCCCATCTCGACACCGGCGACCTCGATGAGGAACACCGTGATGTCGGTCGGGCAGTCCTCCCCCAGTGCCCACCGGGCGAACGCGATCGCATGGTCCCAGCGGAACGAGTGGGTGTGCAGGCCCTGCAGCGGCGGGAGTTCGGCGAGCTCGGAACCGGGCACCCGGAACATGGTTCCCGGTGCCGACCCGGTGGCGGCGGCGTCGATGATCACCACCTGCCGGGCGCCGCGCATCTGAAACGCGACGTCCATGCCGGCGGTCCCGCCGTCGACCAGCTTGGCGCCGTCGGGCACCCCGCGTTCCCACAGGTGACGCACCAGGACCGGGCCGACGCCGTCGTCGCCGCGCAATAGGTTCCCGCAGCCGATTACGAGCACGTCGCAGCCCGGCGGCTCGAGGGAAACCGCCGGGCTGCCGGCTTGGGGATTCACCCCTGATGACGCCAGCTCACACCATCCCGTTGATGACGAACTTGTTCAGCTCCCGGCCGGTCTTGCCGTCGTAGGCGTGCACCGTGCACACCAGGCAGGAGTCGAAGCTGCGGGCGACGTGGCCGAGCTCGACCGGATCCTCGGCGTCGACGATCGGGGATCCGACCAACGCCCGCTCGATCGGGCCGAGCACCTCGGAGCCGTCCCGGGGGCCGATGTTCCAGGCGGTCGGCGTCACCACCTGATAGTTCTTGATCTTGTTGTCCTCCAGCACGATCCAGTCCGAGAGCGAGCCGCGCGCCGCTTCGGTCGACCCGAAGCCCTTGCCTTCGGCGTATTCGGTCGGCTTGGTGTAGAAGCTCTCCTTGAGCTCCAGCGCGTCGAGCCACTGCCGGGCCCACCTGTAGTACTTCGGCGCCTCGTGCATGCGCGCGAGCTGGCGCACCATCACCGACGGGCCGATCGTGTTGTAGATGTCGCCGAACAGCGGGTCGTCGTCCTGGTGCGCTGCGGCGTTCGGGCCTGCCGCGGCCATCCGGCGGGCCAGCGGGCCGGCCTCCAGCGGGATGTTGCCCAGGTCGCCGACGGCGTAGCGCGGCGACTTGGCCCAGCTGTACTTGCCCTGCTTTCGGCCCTGCTCCGGGTCGATCGGGATCGTCTCACCGTCGAACGGGTGCAGCGGCCGGTCGCCCTGATAGAAGGAGTGCGTGACGTCCTCGCGGACGTTGGCCTGGTCGAACTCGTAGTAGCGCCCGTCGGCGAACACGCCCGACCGCCCGATCAGCGCCGCGTTGCGGCCGTCGATGGTTGGGTTCTCGTAGAGCGACGGCTCGAAATACGTTCCGGTGGCCAGATAATTGCCCACCCCCTGGCCGTACTTGTCCAGGCCGACGTCCAGGCAGTAGCGGATGAAGAAGCCGCAGTCGCTGTTGTACTGCGCCTCGTTCTCGTCCACCCAGGCGAGGACGTCGTTCCAGGTCTTGTTCTCCAGCCAGCGGTCCACCGAACAGCCCAGCCACTGACCTTCCAGCCAGGCGTCGTTCCAGTGCTCGAGGATGGCGATGGAGCGGGTGACGTCCGAGAGCGTCGGCGCGCACATCACGCCGCCGGGCACCATGAAGCTCGAGTGCGGCCACTGGCCACCGTAGATGGCGTACACCTCGACGGGCTTGGCGCTGAGCACCACCCCGGGTTGGTAACTCGTGCCGACGTAGGGCGCGAAGCGCCGGACGGCTTCGGAGTAGAGCTTCGACTTGGCGTAGTTCTTGTTCGTCAGGTCGATCGCGAACAGCGCGTAGAAGTAGCGCGGGATCGACTGCA contains:
- a CDS encoding HpcH/HpaI aldolase/citrate lyase family protein — its product is MYDQTFSESAFGEHGTRIDPVLARSWLLVNGASYERFAPAVESRADIVVLDIEDAVAPKDKAAARENVTRWLADGHDDWVRVNGFGTEWWAGDLEMLAGTSVGGVMLAMVESVDHVTETAKRLPNVPIVALVETARGLERITEIAAAKGTFRLAFGIGDFRRDTGFGDNPTTLAYARSRFTIAAKAAHLPSAIDGPTVGSSALRLSEATAVSAEFGMTGKICLTPDQCPTVNEGLSPSVEEISWAKEFLVEFERDGGEIRNGSDLPRIARANKILDLARSYGIEPSDFDDVDDPVHIPAPSDTYHY
- a CDS encoding flavodoxin family protein, whose translation is MSRTLLIVHHSPSPHCHEMLEAVVAGATDPEIENVDVVRRPALTVSSVEMLDADGYLLGTPANLGYISGALKHAFDQSYYQLLDATRGRPFGVWLHGNEGTEGAERAIAGITGGLGWERAAETVMVSGKPSKTDLEACWNLGATVAASLM
- the dapB gene encoding 4-hydroxy-tetrahydrodipicolinate reductase; amino-acid sequence: MRVGVLGAKGKVGATMVAGVEDADDLTFTTGVDAGDSLTALTDTGTEVVIDFTHPSVVMDNLKFLIDNGIHAVIGTTGFTDERLDQVREWLVAAPDVSVLIAPNFAIGAVLSMHFAQQAAKYFESVEVIELHHPHKADAPSGTAARTAKLIAEARKGMPPNPDATSTGLEGARGADVDGIPVHSIRLAGLVAHQEVLFGTQGETLTIRHDSIDRTSFVPGVLLAVRKIRDFPGLTVGLEPLLDLT
- a CDS encoding HNH endonuclease; translated protein: MIEHLFEVDPDASEETLRDVVAECERVKAQAAAAQARATALWAAKRRAAEQAAGVPAAKRGRGLGSEVALARRDAPCTGGRHLGFAHALAHEMPHTLSALESGVLTEYRATLIVKQSACLSVEHRRQLDAELCADRATLDGWGNAQVEAEAKRITARLDAAAVVERNAKAVGDRCVWTRPAPEGMVYVTALLPLTQGIGVYAALTRHADATSDGRGRGQVMADTLYERVTGRPCTSPAPIAVNLVLADTTLYGDDDCPGWVQGYGPVPAAVVRALVGDAVVDQNTRATLRRLYRHPTSGQLVAMESKARLFPKGLKAFIGLRDQTCRTPYCNAPIRHHDHATPHREGGPTNARNGLGACQGCNHAKEAPGWAVTTSEHDGRHVAEFHTPTGAVYRSIALRLPGPPIRQRLSLVEGRLSIDLVTFDAA
- a CDS encoding NHL repeat-containing protein; amino-acid sequence: MSRYTVRHTVAGRPAGHAPTAVLTDDHSGGWRPLTWLGAPAPGGLALPQATPSMSWMYSPRGVFVDDHHVVAADSGNHRVLIWHGIPQVDEQPADVVLGQPDGGTEGRAAGGRGPERGMNLPTGVAIVDGRLIVADAWHHRILIWNAVPQRDDVAPDVVLGQPDSASVEPNAGGECSAATFYWPFGFAVLGGRFWVADTGNRRVLGWSGGVPEPRQAADVVLGQPSPSAREENRGEAAGPASFRWPHAITGTPELLLVADAGDHRVLGWAPHPGADRPANTVLGQADFVTAQEWPYGPHTGDRFRFPYAVDLDGDVLVVADTANNRVLVWDGLPEEPLGGRPADHVLAQPDFASNGENRWALVGRDTLCWPYGLSLHGNLLAVADSGNNRVMLWRRS
- a CDS encoding NifU family protein → MTIADATELEDLAGRVDAAVAALADLDPAARAAAEELKAALEDIHRAGLTTIVARMRADDGARPLLFDLVDDPVVRMLLTLHGIIRPDPVTLAERALAAVRPQVHSHGGDVALVRLEDGVAFVRLEGACNGCSMSSVTLRELVETALRQGVPSLRAVEVVPAEPSPSLIPVEALRMPPRPADDGWVKVARADSVPVDAMAVPADGVIVVNVGQRLSAYRNECAHEALPLDEAILDATAGTLTCPWHGFCYDATSGECLSAPGVQLEQLPLRIDDGDVWVRTGR
- a CDS encoding tetratricopeptide repeat domain protein produces the protein MTDIAVEPTEAGADLVARPQPLGVFGLPLGYLLIPAGPDTDAARAALVSGRLPDAWPDRMAAHRHAYAGDRDAALAALSGDDPVTRYNRFVLDPDAADPAAVRAGLGVFGVLVDVVLFELGRSDTVPDADGLDGELAAAVLAAAASATVDAHAPTKAVAILESAAQAATPVSRPLAGLLIGAAAGLARDNGDPLTLSRLERALTLLDGADALKVARAELHLTAAGMLHEQAAERPELMPAAIPHYHSALQLIRREDAPLLWASGHADLATAYLTMPMTEASSQLRLGIAAQSLRQALTVFTREDHPQRWASVQLNLANSLVYTPSRHRQENLVEAVEIYEAVLESRDRESDPGGRARVLANQGNVLAHLGMFDQAKAKLYEARFLFEELGDTDAVRTVRGVLDEISREGAR
- a CDS encoding hydrogenase maturation protease; the encoded protein is MNPQAGSPAVSLEPPGCDVLVIGCGNLLRGDDGVGPVLVRHLWERGVPDGAKLVDGGTAGMDVAFQMRGARQVVIIDAAATGSAPGTMFRVPGSELAELPPLQGLHTHSFRWDHAIAFARWALGEDCPTDITVFLIEVAGVEMGADLSEPVTAAMEQVIALIERDHLAPLRPTVPREVTVEFTADGYLRLDAATAAARFPSDAVAAVLRDGALWLIPLRGPRSGGLLLKQRTPAGDRSVLVSELLRESPLCGVFRACWDDDQSALRIPVPGAEERER
- a CDS encoding nickel-dependent hydrogenase large subunit, with translation MTSQLDLFVSPLGRVEGDLDVRVTIEDGVVTSAWTEAAMFRGFEIILRGKDPQSGLVVCPRICGICGGSHLYKSAYALDTAWRTHMPHNATLIRNICQACETLQSIPRYFYALFAIDLTNKNYAKSKLYSEAVRRFAPYVGTSYQPGVVLSAKPVEVYAIYGGQWPHSSFMVPGGVMCAPTLSDVTRSIAILEHWNDAWLEGQWLGCSVDRWLENKTWNDVLAWVDENEAQYNSDCGFFIRYCLDVGLDKYGQGVGNYLATGTYFEPSLYENPTIDGRNAALIGRSGVFADGRYYEFDQANVREDVTHSFYQGDRPLHPFDGETIPIDPEQGRKQGKYSWAKSPRYAVGDLGNIPLEAGPLARRMAAAGPNAAAHQDDDPLFGDIYNTIGPSVMVRQLARMHEAPKYYRWARQWLDALELKESFYTKPTEYAEGKGFGSTEAARGSLSDWIVLEDNKIKNYQVVTPTAWNIGPRDGSEVLGPIERALVGSPIVDAEDPVELGHVARSFDSCLVCTVHAYDGKTGRELNKFVINGMV